The sequence CTTAATATGGTATTGGAAATTGAAACAGAACTTGAGCCGACAATACTATTAGATGTATGTCAGCGGATAGAGAGAAAACTGGGACGAAGACGTGAGATAAGATGGGGACCAAGAACGATCGACCTTGATATTCTCATTTATGATCAAGTGGAGATGGAGACAGATCGGCTTGTATTGCCACACCCACGCTTACAAGAAAGAGCGTTCGTTTTAATACCATTAGCAGATATTCGCCCGTACTTGTATATCACCTATTTCGATCAAACGATATCGGAACTATTAACAACATTACCTGTACAAGATAAAGAAGGGGTAGTCAGATGGCGACAAACAAATGGGGTAAGAGAATCAAAGCCTTTCGAAAATTAAAAGGCTATACACAAGTGAGATTAGCAGATGAACTAGGCATCTCTGTATCGCAATTGGGAGAATTGGAACGAGGGACAAAAATGCCTACTACACAAAAATTAGAACTGATCGCAGAACATTTACATGTTTCCTTGGAAGAATTGCAACCTAATACCACAGATTTTGAGGAAACCAAGCAGGTGGAACATAGGTCATATTAAGATTACTGGTTTATGCTCCAAGCGTCTATTTTATTAAAGAGATGATGGGGCTTCCGGTAATGAGACGCATTGATTAGAATGTAAAGGACTAACAGGAACGCAGTATACGTAATTATTGTAAACAGGGTCAATAAAAACAGGAAACAATGATAGGATAATTATGTGGCAAAAATAGCGCGCAAATGCAAGTTCCTTGAGAATGTAAACATTGACACACAGGCATTCCTTTTCTATACTAATCATGAATGTGATACTGCCAGTATGTTGCTGGCAGTTTTTTGATATATAACATATACCATACTTTTTGAGGTGAAAATTATGAGCGAAGAACTTAACGAACATATGCGTGTCCGCTTGGAAAAGATGCACAGTTACCGTGAACAAGGAATTGATCCCTTTGGTGATAAATTCGTTCGATCACATTTAGCGGACGAATTAAAAGAGAATTATGATCAGTTCTCTAAGGAAGAATTAGAAGAAAAGGGAATAGAAACAACTGTCGCTGGACGTATTATGACGAAGCGAGGAAAAGGGAAAGCCGGTTTCTCTCATATTCAGGATTTAAGTGGTCAGATCCAATTATACGTACGTAAGGATAGAATCGGAGAAGAAGCCTATGAAATATTTAAAACAGCGGATCTGGGAGATATCGTAGGTGTTACAGGAACGGTTTTTAAAACAAATGTAGGGGAACTTTCTGTTAAAGCAAACCAATTCACCATGCTGACAAAATCACTGCGCCCACTTCCTGAAAAGTTTCACGGGTTAAAAGACGTTGAACAACGATATCGTC is a genomic window of Gracilibacillus salinarum containing:
- the folK gene encoding 2-amino-4-hydroxy-6-hydroxymethyldihydropteridine diphosphokinase produces the protein MKAYVALGSNIQPRVSYLNKAIQLLANHDKIQVTHQSPIYETDPVGFVEQGQFLNMVLEIETELEPTILLDVCQRIERKLGRRREIRWGPRTIDLDILIYDQVEMETDRLVLPHPRLQERAFVLIPLADIRPYLYITYFDQTISELLTTLPVQDKEGVVRWRQTNGVRESKPFEN
- a CDS encoding helix-turn-helix domain-containing protein, which encodes MATNKWGKRIKAFRKLKGYTQVRLADELGISVSQLGELERGTKMPTTQKLELIAEHLHVSLEELQPNTTDFEETKQVEHRSY